One window from the genome of Paraneptunicella aestuarii encodes:
- a CDS encoding efflux RND transporter permease subunit, with the protein MSENKITSFGEGLASFALKRPVTVTMVFFSMLLLGIISSRLLPLEQWPGIEIPQIFIEIPYQDATPVEVETMITRPVEEALATMAGIKRLNSTSSDNRAQVNVEFEWNENITAKSIEAREKIDAIRHLLPNDVERIFIYQFSTGDMPVFQIRVSSERDLSNAYDLLERNLKIPLERVEGVSKVELYGLQKKQISIRIDQNQVTALKIDSNQLAQTLREANFSMSAGHINNGWEEIDITPVGEYRSLQEIKDLYVTKGIRLAEIAEIKYEKPRREEGRHLDRTFAVGFNIFRESGSNLVEVSNRVLKVIEEANENPAFEGIKLLIMQDEADTVTTSLNDLLEAGMLGALLSFLVLYAFLRHFPSTMIVVLSVPFSICITLGFMYFFGYSINILSLMGLMLAIGMLVDNAVVVTESIYLEKEHYQDSKQATIMGVGKVSIAVIAGTLTTAIVFLPNIVGSKIMVTIFLEHVAVAICISLFASLLIAQTLIPVLATRIHPKKRKKKNDSGKIKERYQRALEWSLNNQGKTAVIAVLMLISTAIPMQFVQFDEEQDEGSKQVWLNYNIQGNYSLEEVEKTVNKMEEFLYANQERFYLKSVYTYYTFGHAASGLTLQDNIPIGLKELKEMIKKEMPTFVRAKPTFRWSEGTGGGIRMTLLGQSSETLISIADQLVPVLSNIEGLTDVRPDIDSNQKELQILIDRQKAFRFGLNTQEISSIVAMALRGSNLRTFRHGLNGEVDIRMLYNESLQHSIEELRNLPIKRNDDQAITLDMIAEIKVVGRLGEIRRYYRQTALAIGANLEKDATVEDVRKKIEAIMKNIELPTGYELSLDGSFKNQMEAESAMMTNMLLALCMIYVVMAALFESLLLPTAVITSLIYSFTGVFWAFFLTGTSMSIMGMIGMLILMGIVVNNGIVLVDRINQLIQEGYSVHESIIQSCLTRTRPILMTVLTTILGLVPLALGGTQLGDDGPGYAPMAIAIIGGLTFSTLTSLFLVPLSYLLLLKLRRKTANMIQQGKQLASRVIADSQPNEN; encoded by the coding sequence CGGGTATTGAGATCCCACAGATCTTTATCGAAATCCCCTATCAGGATGCCACTCCAGTGGAAGTGGAGACCATGATCACACGTCCGGTCGAAGAAGCATTAGCCACCATGGCCGGCATTAAGCGCCTGAATTCAACGTCCAGCGACAACCGGGCTCAGGTCAACGTTGAATTTGAATGGAATGAAAATATCACTGCCAAAAGTATTGAAGCGAGAGAGAAAATCGACGCTATTCGACACCTGCTACCGAACGATGTCGAACGTATATTTATCTATCAATTCAGTACAGGTGATATGCCGGTTTTCCAAATTCGGGTTTCCAGCGAACGTGATTTATCCAACGCTTATGACTTGTTAGAACGTAACCTTAAAATCCCCCTGGAACGCGTAGAAGGCGTATCCAAAGTGGAACTTTATGGATTACAAAAGAAGCAAATTAGTATTCGTATCGATCAAAATCAGGTAACAGCCCTGAAAATCGACTCAAACCAATTGGCTCAAACACTCAGAGAAGCCAATTTCTCCATGAGTGCCGGACATATCAATAATGGTTGGGAAGAAATTGATATCACACCTGTCGGTGAATATCGCAGCTTGCAGGAAATCAAAGACCTATATGTGACGAAAGGAATACGACTAGCAGAAATCGCCGAAATTAAATATGAAAAACCTCGTCGTGAAGAAGGTCGTCATCTGGATCGTACGTTTGCCGTTGGCTTTAATATCTTTCGTGAATCAGGTAGTAATTTGGTTGAAGTCTCCAATCGCGTTTTAAAAGTGATTGAGGAAGCCAATGAAAACCCGGCATTTGAGGGTATTAAGCTGCTTATCATGCAAGACGAAGCCGATACCGTGACCACCTCACTAAATGATCTGTTGGAAGCCGGCATGTTAGGCGCACTGCTCTCCTTTTTAGTGCTTTACGCCTTTTTACGCCACTTCCCCAGCACCATGATAGTGGTGCTGTCAGTGCCCTTCTCTATCTGTATCACGCTGGGCTTTATGTATTTCTTTGGCTACAGCATTAATATTCTGTCGCTAATGGGATTAATGCTGGCAATCGGAATGCTGGTCGACAACGCCGTGGTTGTTACCGAAAGTATCTATCTGGAAAAAGAACATTATCAGGACTCTAAGCAGGCAACCATCATGGGTGTTGGCAAGGTCAGCATTGCGGTGATTGCCGGAACCCTGACCACAGCCATCGTATTCCTGCCCAACATCGTTGGTTCCAAAATCATGGTCACTATCTTTTTGGAGCACGTTGCCGTTGCCATTTGTATCTCGCTGTTCGCGTCATTACTCATCGCTCAAACTCTTATTCCGGTATTAGCAACACGCATTCATCCTAAAAAACGGAAAAAGAAAAACGACTCAGGAAAAATCAAAGAACGCTATCAACGCGCTTTGGAATGGAGTTTGAACAATCAAGGTAAAACCGCAGTCATCGCCGTTCTTATGCTGATAAGCACAGCCATACCTATGCAATTTGTGCAATTCGACGAAGAACAGGATGAAGGCAGCAAACAGGTCTGGTTGAATTACAACATCCAGGGCAACTATTCACTGGAAGAAGTTGAGAAAACCGTGAATAAAATGGAAGAGTTTCTGTATGCCAATCAGGAACGCTTTTATCTTAAGTCTGTTTACACCTATTACACCTTTGGTCACGCAGCATCAGGCCTCACCTTACAGGACAACATTCCTATCGGATTGAAAGAACTGAAAGAAATGATCAAGAAGGAAATGCCCACCTTTGTTCGTGCCAAACCCACGTTCCGCTGGTCAGAAGGTACTGGAGGCGGCATTAGAATGACCTTGTTGGGGCAATCATCTGAAACACTAATTTCAATTGCAGATCAGTTAGTACCCGTATTAAGCAATATCGAAGGCTTAACGGATGTGCGACCTGATATCGACAGTAATCAGAAAGAACTGCAAATACTGATCGATCGTCAAAAAGCGTTCCGATTTGGCCTTAATACACAAGAAATATCCAGTATTGTGGCAATGGCACTTAGAGGCAGTAACCTCAGAACATTCCGTCATGGTCTGAATGGTGAAGTGGATATTCGAATGCTGTACAACGAGTCATTGCAACATTCGATTGAAGAATTGCGTAATCTGCCAATTAAACGCAATGACGACCAAGCCATTACTCTGGACATGATTGCCGAAATTAAAGTTGTGGGACGATTAGGTGAAATACGCCGTTATTATCGCCAAACTGCCTTGGCGATTGGTGCGAATCTGGAAAAAGACGCCACTGTCGAAGATGTACGTAAGAAGATCGAAGCGATAATGAAAAATATCGAACTTCCAACAGGTTATGAACTTAGCTTGGATGGCAGTTTTAAAAACCAGATGGAAGCCGAATCCGCCATGATGACCAACATGTTATTGGCGTTATGTATGATCTATGTGGTTATGGCGGCTCTGTTTGAATCGCTACTGCTGCCCACTGCCGTTATCACATCGCTGATTTATTCATTTACTGGCGTATTTTGGGCCTTCTTCCTCACCGGAACGTCCATGTCGATTATGGGTATGATCGGCATGTTGATCCTGATGGGAATTGTGGTCAACAACGGCATTGTATTAGTGGATCGCATAAATCAGTTGATTCAGGAAGGCTACAGCGTTCATGAGTCGATAATCCAAAGCTGTCTTACTCGTACTCGCCCTATTTTAATGACGGTACTGACAACAATATTGGGGCTTGTACCATTGGCATTAGGCGGTACACAGCTTGGTGACGATGGTCCGGGTTATGCACCTATGGCAATCGCCATCATTGGAGGCTTGACCTTCTCAACGCTGACCAGCCTGTTTTTGGTGCCATTGAGCTATTTACTACTGTTAAAACTCCGTAGAAAAACAGCCAACATGATCCAACAAGGTAAGCAACTGGCCTCCAGAGTAATTGCAGATAGTCAGCCAAACGAAAACTAA